One stretch of Pradoshia sp. D12 DNA includes these proteins:
- the uvsE gene encoding UV DNA damage repair endonuclease UvsE: protein MDIRFGYVSTALNLWNSTPSKTITYTRWSGLSQEEQIERLLAITKQNIETTKRILHYNIAHEIPIYRFSSSIVPLATHPDVKWDFITPFKKDWAEIGKLVRKHKLRVSFHPNAFTLFTSPNHDVTDKAVEDMVYHYKMLEAMGMPDQALINIHVGGSYGNKQTAIQRFYANSQKIPESIKQLMTLENDDKTYTTEETLQVCEHEDIPLLFDYHHHVANPSMTPLEKLLPRILLTWELRGWKPKIHISSPRSEREIRAHASNVDVDFIMPFIQMLKQIGISEIDFIIEAKNKDIAMMKLIEDLASLRGINRISGGSIRIR from the coding sequence ATGGATATTCGATTTGGATATGTATCCACTGCTTTAAATCTTTGGAATTCAACCCCCTCCAAAACCATCACCTATACACGATGGAGCGGACTATCTCAAGAAGAGCAAATCGAACGATTACTCGCAATTACTAAACAAAATATCGAAACCACCAAACGAATTCTCCATTATAATATTGCACATGAAATACCGATCTATCGTTTCTCAAGCTCGATTGTACCGCTTGCAACTCACCCTGATGTTAAGTGGGATTTTATTACACCTTTCAAAAAAGATTGGGCTGAAATTGGCAAACTGGTACGGAAACACAAGCTTCGTGTCAGCTTCCACCCGAATGCCTTTACACTTTTTACCTCTCCTAATCATGATGTGACAGATAAAGCGGTTGAAGATATGGTTTACCATTATAAAATGCTGGAGGCTATGGGAATGCCAGACCAAGCACTCATTAATATCCATGTCGGCGGATCATATGGAAATAAACAAACGGCTATTCAACGGTTTTATGCCAATAGCCAAAAAATCCCTGAATCCATTAAGCAGCTCATGACACTCGAAAATGATGATAAGACTTATACAACTGAAGAGACTCTGCAGGTTTGTGAGCATGAGGATATCCCGCTTTTATTTGATTACCATCATCACGTGGCAAATCCTTCTATGACTCCATTGGAAAAATTGTTGCCCCGTATTCTTCTGACATGGGAATTAAGAGGCTGGAAGCCTAAAATCCATATTTCTTCTCCCCGTTCGGAGCGTGAAATTCGCGCACACGCATCCAACGTCGATGTTGACTTTATCATGCCATTTATCCAAATGCTGAAGCAAATAGGAATTTCTGAAATTGATTTCATAATCGAGGCGAAAAATAAGGATATCGCGATGATGAAGCTAATTGAGGATTTGGCCTCATTAAGAGGAATCAATCGAATCAGCGGCGGAAGCATCAGGATAAGATAA
- a CDS encoding DUF1934 domain-containing protein translates to MTEEKSNAPIEVMVRLKTHIQYVDDEENIELITFGTLHHMPNATYIRYIEHVENNGKINTTVKYDGDEMLIIRSGAVKMRQLYKIGTETSGSYESIHGTLDLTTRTNKLEHTVHPETKEEIFHVSYNLFLQQENVGNYSLTLTVKEEKTR, encoded by the coding sequence ATGACCGAGGAAAAAAGCAACGCACCCATAGAGGTCATGGTACGGCTAAAGACGCATATCCAATATGTTGACGATGAAGAGAACATCGAGCTAATTACATTTGGCACGTTGCATCACATGCCAAATGCCACATATATCCGCTATATTGAGCACGTTGAAAACAATGGGAAAATCAATACAACTGTTAAATATGACGGGGATGAAATGCTAATTATTAGAAGCGGCGCGGTTAAAATGAGACAGCTTTACAAAATTGGCACAGAAACCAGCGGCTCTTATGAAAGCATTCATGGTACACTGGATTTAACGACACGTACAAATAAGCTGGAGCATACCGTCCATCCGGAAACGAAGGAAGAGATTTTCCATGTTTCCTACAACCTATTTTTACAACAAGAGAATGTGGGCAACTACTCACTTACATTGACGGTCAAGGAGGAAAAGACAAGATGA
- the argS gene encoding arginine--tRNA ligase: protein MNIVTEIQDQIKEEIKQAVIKAGLAEEAVIPGVILELPKDKTHGDYSTNMAMQLARIAKKAPRTIAEEIINHFDTSKASIEKIEIAGPGFINFYLNNGYLTNLIPAILESGEAYGESNVGGGEKIQVEFVSANPTGDLHLGHARGAAVGDSLSNILAKAGWDVSREYYINDAGNQINNLAYSVEARYLQALGMEKEMPADGYHGEDIINIGKRMAEEFGDKYVNADEEERFKFFREYGLKYEMEKLKKDLESFRVPFDVWFSETSLYEDGKIMPALELLREKGYIYEMDGATWFKSTDFGDDKDRVLIKNDGSYTYLLPDIAYHKNKLERGFEKLINIWGADHHGYIPRMQAAIQAMGYGKDTLEVEIIQLVHLFKNGEKMKMSKRTGKAVTMRDLMEEVGLDAVRYFFAMRSADTHMDFDLDLAVSESNDNPVYYAQYAHARICSILRQGAEVGITLEGDAELSRLGSEKEIDLLKKLGEFPQAVAEAAQKRMPHRITNYIFDLASTFHSFYNADKVLDQEEPERSKARLALVQATKITLANALKLIGVSAPEKM, encoded by the coding sequence ATGAACATCGTAACAGAGATTCAGGATCAGATTAAAGAAGAGATTAAGCAGGCAGTAATTAAGGCTGGATTAGCGGAAGAAGCAGTGATTCCAGGTGTAATTCTTGAATTGCCAAAGGATAAAACACATGGAGATTATTCTACTAATATGGCTATGCAGCTTGCCCGTATTGCTAAGAAGGCACCTCGGACAATAGCAGAGGAAATCATTAATCATTTTGATACTTCAAAGGCATCAATTGAAAAAATTGAAATTGCCGGACCGGGATTTATCAATTTTTATTTAAACAATGGATACTTAACAAATCTGATTCCCGCTATTTTGGAGTCAGGGGAAGCTTATGGTGAATCTAATGTAGGCGGAGGAGAAAAAATTCAGGTTGAGTTTGTTTCTGCGAATCCAACAGGAGATCTTCACTTGGGTCATGCCCGCGGTGCGGCAGTTGGGGATTCTTTATCCAATATCCTGGCTAAAGCTGGCTGGGATGTATCCCGTGAATACTATATTAATGATGCGGGTAACCAAATCAATAATCTGGCATATTCAGTTGAAGCTCGCTATTTACAGGCGCTTGGAATGGAGAAAGAAATGCCTGCAGATGGCTATCATGGAGAAGACATTATCAATATCGGTAAACGTATGGCTGAAGAATTTGGCGATAAATATGTAAATGCTGATGAAGAAGAGCGCTTTAAATTTTTCCGTGAGTACGGGTTGAAATATGAAATGGAAAAATTGAAAAAAGACCTTGAGAGCTTCCGTGTCCCATTTGATGTATGGTTCTCTGAAACATCTCTTTATGAAGATGGCAAAATTATGCCTGCATTGGAGCTGTTAAGAGAAAAAGGATATATCTATGAGATGGATGGAGCTACCTGGTTCAAATCTACTGATTTTGGCGATGATAAAGACCGTGTATTAATTAAGAATGATGGTTCATACACCTATCTCCTACCAGACATCGCATACCATAAAAATAAGCTGGAACGCGGATTTGAAAAATTAATCAACATTTGGGGAGCAGACCATCATGGGTATATTCCTCGTATGCAAGCTGCGATTCAGGCGATGGGTTACGGAAAAGATACGTTGGAGGTAGAAATCATCCAGCTTGTTCACCTGTTCAAAAATGGTGAGAAAATGAAAATGTCCAAGCGTACAGGAAAAGCTGTCACAATGAGAGACTTGATGGAGGAAGTTGGTTTAGATGCCGTGCGTTATTTCTTTGCGATGAGAAGTGCGGACACGCATATGGACTTTGACCTTGATCTGGCTGTATCCGAATCCAATGATAATCCAGTGTACTACGCTCAATATGCACATGCTCGTATTTGCAGTATCCTTCGTCAGGGAGCTGAAGTGGGTATTACATTGGAAGGCGACGCAGAGCTTAGCCGATTGGGTTCTGAAAAAGAAATTGACCTTCTGAAGAAACTTGGTGAATTCCCACAAGCGGTTGCAGAAGCGGCTCAAAAACGTATGCCGCACAGAATCACGAATTATATCTTTGATCTGGCTTCCACATTCCATAGCTTCTATAATGCTGATAAAGTATTAGATCAGGAAGAGCCTGAAAGAAGTAAAGCTAGACTTGCTCTTGTTCAGGCAACAAAAATTACATTGGCAAATGCATTAAAACTAATTGGTGTATCTGCTCCAGAAAAAATGTAA
- the speB gene encoding agmatinase, whose product MRFDEAYSGNVFIGSHPNFKDSEAVLYGMPMDWTVSFRPGSRFGPARIREVSLGLEEYSPYIDRHLEVVKFFDAGDIPLPFGNPQRSIDMIEAYIETLLAEGKFPLGMGGEHLVTWPIIKAIHKKYEDLAIIHFDAHADLREEYEGEPLSHSTPIRKICNLIGAENVYSFGIRSGMREEFQFAKDSGMHMYKFDVAEPLKKVLPTLAGRNVYVTIDIDVLDPAHAPGTGTAEAGGITSKEMLEAITAISNSGVNVVGADLVEVAPAYDSSEQTQIAAAKFIREILLGWVNKRL is encoded by the coding sequence ATGAGATTTGATGAAGCCTATTCCGGTAATGTTTTTATAGGAAGTCATCCCAATTTTAAAGATTCAGAGGCGGTTCTCTACGGAATGCCAATGGATTGGACAGTTAGCTTTCGTCCTGGATCCAGGTTTGGCCCAGCGCGTATACGAGAAGTATCCCTTGGTTTGGAAGAATACAGCCCTTATATCGATCGACATTTAGAGGTTGTTAAATTTTTTGATGCGGGCGATATTCCGCTCCCTTTTGGAAATCCGCAAAGAAGCATTGATATGATAGAGGCGTACATTGAAACCCTTTTGGCAGAAGGGAAATTCCCGCTTGGTATGGGCGGCGAGCATCTCGTTACATGGCCGATTATAAAAGCAATTCATAAGAAGTATGAGGATTTGGCTATTATCCATTTTGATGCTCATGCAGATTTGAGAGAAGAATATGAAGGCGAGCCGCTTTCCCATTCAACTCCGATTCGGAAGATTTGTAATTTGATTGGTGCAGAGAATGTCTATTCTTTCGGCATTCGTTCAGGTATGAGGGAAGAGTTTCAATTTGCCAAGGATTCCGGAATGCATATGTATAAATTTGATGTGGCGGAGCCATTAAAAAAAGTACTGCCCACCCTTGCCGGCCGAAATGTGTATGTCACCATTGATATTGATGTACTTGACCCAGCACATGCACCGGGTACGGGAACTGCTGAAGCAGGCGGTATTACATCTAAAGAAATGCTTGAGGCTATAACTGCTATATCAAACTCTGGCGTAAATGTGGTGGGAGCAGATCTTGTAGAAGTTGCTCCTGCTTATGATTCCTCTGAACAAACACAAATTGCTGCAGCTAAATTTATTCGCGAAATTCTTTTAGGTTGGGTAAATAAACGCCTGTAA
- the speE gene encoding polyamine aminopropyltransferase → MGIWFTEKQTNHFGITMKISRTLHTEQTDFQKLDIVETVEWGKMLLLDDMVMTSVKDEFVYHEMVAHVPLHTHPCPEHVLVVGGGDGGVIREVLKHENVKKATLVEIDGRVIEYSKQFLPEVAGSLTDHRVEVLVDDGFMHIAKSENKYDVIIVDSTEPVGPAVNLFTKGFYAGIYQALKEDGIFVAQTDNPWFKADLIQSVFKDVKEIFPITGLYTANIPTYPSGLWTFTIGSKKHHPLEICDDRFIEMETKYYTKELHKAAFVLPKFVADLLK, encoded by the coding sequence ATGGGTATTTGGTTCACGGAGAAGCAAACAAATCATTTTGGAATCACCATGAAGATAAGTCGTACCTTGCATACGGAACAAACAGACTTTCAAAAACTGGATATTGTAGAGACAGTAGAGTGGGGTAAGATGCTGTTGCTGGATGATATGGTGATGACATCTGTGAAGGATGAATTTGTCTATCATGAGATGGTAGCCCACGTTCCCCTACATACGCACCCTTGTCCAGAGCATGTCCTCGTTGTAGGAGGCGGGGATGGTGGCGTAATCCGTGAAGTGCTTAAGCATGAGAATGTAAAAAAAGCTACTTTGGTAGAGATTGATGGCAGAGTCATTGAGTACTCAAAACAGTTTTTACCAGAAGTTGCAGGAAGCCTGACTGACCATCGGGTTGAAGTACTGGTTGATGACGGATTTATGCATATTGCCAAAAGCGAAAATAAATATGATGTAATTATCGTAGATTCTACAGAGCCGGTTGGACCGGCCGTAAATTTGTTTACGAAGGGCTTCTATGCAGGAATCTATCAGGCATTAAAGGAAGATGGCATCTTTGTTGCACAAACGGATAACCCTTGGTTTAAAGCGGATTTAATTCAATCGGTCTTTAAAGATGTAAAAGAGATTTTTCCGATTACCGGCCTATATACGGCTAATATCCCAACCTATCCGAGCGGTTTATGGACCTTTACAATTGGTTCAAAAAAACACCATCCTTTAGAGATTTGTGATGATAGATTCATTGAAATGGAAACAAAGTATTATACAAAGGAGCTTCATAAGGCTGCCTTTGTGCTGCCTAAATTTGTAGCTGATCTTTTAAAATAA
- a CDS encoding (Fe-S)-binding protein, producing the protein MNGLLWINLVAAVLVTAYAVWLFTYLIRTRIAYIKLGKKTEFDNDVKKRLEKIWVFVFGQKKLLKDKKSGTMHVLFFYGFILVQFGAIDLIWKGIKPGSHLPLGPIYPIFTFFQEIVVLLVLVAVVWAFYRRYIEKLVRLKRGFKAGLVLIFIGGLMLATLVANGAAIIWHGGELHWSEPVASTIAMALGWMNDTAAIAVFYVAWWIHLLFILTFLVYIPQSKHAHLIAGPANVYLHRLTPPKLKKIDFEDETQETYGAGKIQDFTDLQLIDLYACVECGRCTNMCPATGTGKMLSPMDVLIKMRDHLTFTGAAVTRKEPWVPGFVFSNTKGNQIAVAAQGAGAAESAAAAELYNPALVGEVITEEELWACTTCRNCEDQCPVMNEHVGTIIDMRRFLVLTEGKVPADAQRAMQNIERQGNPWGLNRKEREDWREAREDVVVPTVKEMKKSGEEFEYLFWVGSMGSYDNRSQKIALSFAKLLNEAGVKFAILGNKEKNSGDTPRRLGNEFLFQELATKNIEEFEKNEVKKIVTIDPHAFNIFKNEYPDFGLQAEVYHHTQVLADLVKEGRLKPTYAVNEKITFHDSCYLGRYNDVYDAPRDILKAIPGASFVEIERNRENGMCCGAGGGLMWMEEETGHRINVARTEQALEVNPTVISSGCPYCLTMLSDGTKAKEVEEEVKTYDVAELLEKAVFGEHRELAS; encoded by the coding sequence ATGAATGGTCTTCTATGGATCAACTTAGTTGCAGCTGTTCTTGTAACCGCTTACGCAGTTTGGCTGTTCACGTATCTGATCAGAACAAGGATTGCCTATATTAAACTTGGCAAGAAAACTGAGTTTGATAATGACGTAAAGAAGAGGCTGGAAAAGATTTGGGTATTTGTATTTGGGCAGAAAAAATTACTGAAGGATAAGAAAAGCGGAACGATGCATGTGCTCTTCTTTTACGGGTTTATCCTTGTCCAATTTGGAGCGATTGATCTAATTTGGAAAGGGATTAAACCGGGATCTCATTTGCCATTGGGACCTATATATCCGATTTTTACTTTTTTCCAGGAGATAGTTGTACTCCTGGTACTGGTGGCTGTTGTTTGGGCATTCTATCGCCGTTATATTGAGAAGCTTGTTCGGCTAAAGAGGGGATTTAAAGCCGGGCTTGTTCTGATCTTTATCGGAGGATTAATGCTAGCAACACTTGTAGCGAACGGGGCTGCTATTATATGGCATGGCGGTGAGCTTCATTGGTCAGAGCCTGTCGCTTCTACGATTGCGATGGCGCTTGGCTGGATGAATGATACAGCTGCCATAGCTGTATTCTATGTGGCCTGGTGGATACACTTACTTTTCATTTTGACGTTCTTGGTATATATCCCGCAATCTAAACACGCACATTTAATTGCCGGACCAGCCAATGTATATTTGCACAGATTAACTCCGCCAAAATTAAAGAAAATTGATTTTGAGGATGAAACACAGGAGACATATGGAGCAGGAAAGATTCAGGACTTTACAGATCTGCAGCTCATCGATTTATATGCATGCGTAGAGTGTGGCCGTTGCACCAATATGTGTCCGGCAACCGGGACAGGAAAAATGCTGTCACCAATGGATGTTCTAATTAAAATGCGTGACCATTTAACGTTTACGGGAGCTGCAGTTACAAGGAAAGAGCCATGGGTGCCGGGATTTGTATTCAGCAATACGAAAGGCAATCAAATCGCGGTGGCTGCACAGGGTGCGGGTGCTGCGGAGTCTGCGGCAGCAGCTGAATTGTACAATCCAGCTTTGGTGGGTGAGGTTATTACAGAGGAAGAGCTTTGGGCATGTACTACATGCCGCAACTGTGAGGATCAGTGTCCGGTTATGAATGAGCATGTTGGAACCATTATTGATATGCGTCGCTTTCTTGTATTAACGGAAGGTAAAGTACCTGCTGATGCTCAGCGTGCGATGCAAAATATCGAACGTCAGGGAAACCCTTGGGGATTAAACCGTAAAGAGCGTGAAGATTGGCGTGAAGCTCGTGAGGATGTAGTTGTACCGACTGTGAAGGAAATGAAGAAGTCTGGTGAAGAGTTTGAATACTTATTCTGGGTCGGCTCAATGGGATCCTATGACAACCGTTCACAAAAAATTGCTTTATCATTTGCGAAACTTTTAAATGAAGCCGGCGTTAAATTTGCGATTCTCGGTAATAAGGAGAAAAACTCCGGAGATACACCGCGACGTCTTGGGAACGAATTCCTGTTCCAGGAGCTGGCTACAAAGAATATTGAAGAGTTCGAAAAAAATGAGGTCAAAAAGATTGTTACAATCGATCCGCATGCTTTCAATATCTTCAAAAATGAATATCCGGACTTCGGCTTACAGGCAGAGGTTTATCACCATACACAGGTGCTGGCTGATCTAGTGAAGGAAGGCAGATTAAAACCAACTTATGCCGTTAATGAAAAAATTACGTTCCATGATTCTTGTTACTTGGGAAGGTACAACGATGTCTATGATGCACCGAGGGATATTTTAAAAGCAATTCCGGGAGCTTCATTTGTAGAAATAGAAAGAAATCGCGAAAATGGAATGTGCTGTGGAGCGGGTGGGGGCTTGATGTGGATGGAAGAGGAAACAGGCCACCGTATCAATGTTGCCCGTACGGAACAAGCTCTTGAGGTCAATCCGACAGTTATCAGCTCAGGCTGTCCATATTGCTTAACTATGTTAAGTGACGGCACAAAGGCGAAGGAAGTTGAAGAAGAAGTTAAAACATACGATGTGGCAGAACTGCTTGAAAAAGCGGTATTTGGGGAACATAGGGAGCTTGCATCTTAA